Genomic DNA from Gemmatimonadales bacterium:
TGAGTTGACGCGGCCCTTTCGGGGCCTGCGGATCTGGTTGCCGCTCAAGCTGCTTGGCGTCAAGCCGTTCCGGGCTGCGCTGGACGAGAAGCTGCTGCTGGCCCGGTACTTCTATGCCCGGGTCGCCGAACTGGGTTTCGAGGTCGGTCCGCCCCCCGATCTTTCGCTGGTGACCTTCCGGTGGGCGCCCCCGGGGCTGACGCTCGAGGAAACCAACGCCTTGAATCGCCGCATCGTCGAGTGGCTGCGCACCGACGGGCGGGTCTTCCTGTCATCCACCATGATCGACGGGCGTTACACGCTGCGGATGGCGATTCTGTCCTTCCGAACCCATCGGCGCACCGTCGACGTGGCGCTGCGGGCGTTGGGTGAGGCGGTCAGCGCGCTGCCGCAAGGCTGAGCAGGTACCCGAACAGGTTGTCACCGAGCCGGGTTGGCGTGGCTTTCGCATCGTAGTGGTCGAAGCGGGTGCAGGCGACCACCACGTGTCCGGTTCCGAAGGCGGCCTCGACGATCACGGCGTTGCGACTCAGCCTGGCGTGACGTGCGAGGACCTTCCATTCGCGCGCCGGCTCGGTCAACGAACAGTTGCCGACAAAGGCCCCGTTCGATTCGGCAAAGTCAGCGAGCTTGTCGCCGGAAATCCCGGCGAAAATGGGGTGCTTGCGGTTGGTGATGCGCGCCTCGACCGTGTGTTCGCCCGCGAAAATCTCGTACGGTGCCCAGCCTCGGGAGAAACCGTCTACTCTCGGATTGATGACCAGGAGCACACCGCCGTTCTGGACATACGCCTTGAACGCCGGGCCGTTCAGGTCCTGAAGTCGGAACAGGTTGTCAATCACGATCAGGTCGTAGCGGCCCAGGTCGGCCCCAGCGATGGAGCTTGGGATCGTGTCGAATGGGGTCTGCCGATGCGCCAGGATCGTCGCACCGAACGAGCCCATCCCGGTGGCCTGGATGATGCCCACTCGCGGTGCCGTTTGGGCGGCGGAGGGACCTGGTCCGGCCAGCAGGAGCAACAGGACGAAAATCGGGCCGAAGCGAGGCATGGCGTCTCCGCAGAACGGGTGCCGGGAATCTGCGGGGCCGGGGTCGGGTCGCAAGGGGTGCGACCTTGCTGCCAAGGTGATAGTGTCTAACGTTAGGAATCCGGACGTGCCGGACGCCGGGTCCGTGGGATAATCTCTGCTGTGGAGTTCGTGACTGTGGCCGATGGTCAGACCATGTTCAATGTCGCCCCGGGTAGTGGCGATCCGTTCGAACAGCTGCTGGAGCAAGTCCGCCTTGCCGCCGAAGGTGCCTATGACATCCTGGGCGAGATGGGGCGGAGCAAGAGCGGCAATGTCGTGTATCTCGCCCGGGAGCTCGAGGGCGGCAATCTGGTGGCGATGAAGCTCTCGCGTGAGGCGGGTGCGCCGGACGAGTTCAACCTCGAAGTGGTTCGCACGCTGGACGGATCAGTGCCGGGGTTGGAGAGCAAGTGTCCCGAGTGCAAGGGCACCCTGCCGGACTGGGACCGCTTTTGTTTCCGCTGCGGTGCGGACCTTTCGGTCGTCGGCTTTACGCCGCCGGACGACGAGGGGGCCGAGATCCTCGCCGCCGTCAAGGAGGCGACGGCGGGCGCCTATGATATCGTCGGCAAGATGGATCGTGCCGATGGTGGCGGGGTGGTCTTCTTTGCCCGTGATCTGGAGCGGAACCGTCTGGTGGCACTCCGGCTCAAGCAGGATCAGAGCGCCGACCCCGAGCAGGCGAGCTACTCGATCGGTGAGACGCAGGTCTTCCGTCCTCTTGCTGCGGAACTTGGCGCGACTCAGGTTGCGCCCGCTGCTTCGGTCTACCCAACGCCATTGCCCGCTCCTGCGCCCGTCATTCCTTCAGCGGCAACGCCAGCTGCGGCGCAGCCTGTGCAGGTCGGCTCGCCTTCAGGGAGCATGGGGAAGAAGCTTGCCCTGGCTGCCGGAGTGGTGTTGCTCGTGGTGATTGCCGTGGTGGCCTTCAGCGGCGGTGATGACGTCGTGCCGGTCTCGCCACCACCTGCGGTGAGCGAGACGCCGCTCGCGGCCGAGCCGGTCGAGCCGCCGCCGCCCGCGCCGGAGGTGCTGGCCGCCGCTGATTCCGGCACGATCGCGGTCGGCGTACCCCTGCCCGGCGGGGCTCGTCTGACCATCGATGGTCGCGCGGTGCAGGGTGCACAGCATCGTGTTGCGGCGGGGCTTCGGGTCGTGGCCTTGGCAGCGTCCGGTTACGAGCCAGTCCGTGAGCGGATCGAAGTCGGGGCCGGGCAAACCGTGGTCTGGCGTCCGCAGCTTGCTCGGGTCGTTGCGTCGGCGCCGGTCCCGACTCCGGCCCCCGCCCCGGCTCCAGCGCCGGTTCCGCCGCCGCCGGTTGCGGCGGTGACGCCGACGTGCGCTCGTGCGGTCAGCCGGTCGGAGTGGAGCGCGGCGCTGGAACTGTGCCGCGCCGAGGCACAAGCCGGGAACGCAACTGCGCAACGGAACCTCGCCAGGCTCTATGACGACGGAAGCGGGGTGCCGCAGGACCGTGCGCAGGCAGCTGATTGGTATCAGCGCGCCGCGGCAGGTGGGAATCGGGAGTCGCAGGAACGGTTGGGGTACCTGTATCGAGACGGTCTTGGGGTGCGCCGAGACGACCGCCAGTCGGCAAGTTACTTCCTGCAGGCGGCGCAGGGCGGGCAGGTGCGGGCGCAGCTCGAGTACGGTGTTGCCCTCGAGGATGGCAAGGGTGTCAGTCGGAACCAGACTGAAGCTGCGCAGTGGTATGAGAAGGCGTCTGCCGGGGGGAGTCCGCAGGCGGCTCGTCGGCTGGGCCGCCTGTATGAACGTGGGGCGGGCGTTGCCAAGGATGAGGCCGAGGCCGCCAGATGGTATCGAATCGCGGGCGAGCGGGGAGATGCCGAGGCGCAGTACTTCCTGGGACGGCTCTACAAGGACGGCAAAGGGGTGGCCCGATCGCCTGAGCAGGCGCTCGAGTGGTTCCAGAAGGCAGCGGCGCAGGGGCACCGCGACGCGGCCAATGAGGTCAGGCGGCTCGAGCGTCCCTGAAGTTGCGCCAAGGAGTTTCGCGGTTCAGGGCAGCCGCGGGATGCTGACCCGTACGGTGGCTTCGTATTCGACCGGCTCAGTGTCACCGAACATTCCGCTCACCAGATTGATCTGTTGTGCCAGGTTGTTGCCGGCCCCAACCGGCACGAAGCGGTTGCCGATCAAGCGGGCCATGACGGTGGTTTGCTGATCGGGCGGCTGCCCGGCTGCGTTGTCCTTGAGGTACCTTACCAGTCGTCCGGCGCTGGAGAGCCGGTCCCATTCCGGAATAATTGCTCCTCGGGCACGGCGCACGTCGTGCGGGAGCAGATCGTCGCCGACACCCTCGACCCAGCCGATCGGTTCATCGTGCCGATTGAAGACCGGTGCGGGGCGGACCCAGAGTTCCCGGGCAATGGCAGAGACCCGCTGCTGTTCGGCGAGGTCATCGGTTTCGCGCCTGGCGTCGATATCGGAGAGCCAGTCCGGCGTATAGCGTTGCCCGATGAAGTCACCCAGGGATTCGAGCAGCGCATCGATGCGTTTCAGGTCTGCCTCGATCATGACCCGCTCGGCCACGGTTCGCGCCTGTTGCAGCTTCTCTTCGAGATCCTTCTTGATATCGATGATTCCACCGACCCGCAGGTGGCGCTCGGCCAGTCGGGTACCCTCGAGGTACTCCCCAAACCCATGTCTAGTGGTGCCGTGAACCGAAATCGCCAGCCGGGCATCGTTCGGCAGGTGGAACTGCTCCTGCTGGTTGATCGGCACGCGTTCCTTCTCGTCGACATCGGACCGGACCGTGATCTTCCAGCGCCCGTTGATGCAGGTCTTGAGTCGAACCGGGGCGTGATCCTCGGCGAAGGTCAGCGACTCGAAGGTGACCGTTACCGGCTGCAGGAGTTCCGCCTCTGATCCATCCGGATCGTGCCAACCAAGCGCCAGGTCAAACGCATACACCTCAGCTGCGTCCGGTCTGCCGGCGGGGAGTTTGTCGAGGGGAATGATGACCCGGGCCTGCTTCGACGCCTCGCCCGGCTTGTCGGGAGGCAGCAACACGACCTTGGGCAGGATGCTGTCATGGAAGTGCAGGCCGGGGGTCCAGGCGGGGGTCTGCTTGTCGCCTCCAGTAAACGGAGCCATCCGGATCTGCATCAGCAGGCGCGGGCGAACCACGATGGTGTTGCGCATGAAGCGGGTCGTCGCGCCGATCGGGTGTGGGCTGCGGATCGGCGCGCGTTCGGGGAGGTCGACAATGAACTCGTAGGGTCGATCGCGCAGCGTGATCGGTGCCTGGTGCGTCTTCCCGTCGCGGTCGGTACTTGCCCGGAAATTGATGTAGCCGCCCTCGGACGTGGCCATGAAGAAGAATCGCACGGCCCGGACGCCACCCTGATTCTCTGGGAACTTGAATCCTTCGTACCTCGAGAAGGCAATCGCTTTACAGGGATGGATCTGGGTCGGGTGCAGTTCGTCGGGGTCGTCGTCGCGGCCGAGCGGTTTGCCCGCCCGGGCGCAGTCGTAGGCCCAGCGACCCGCGGCCCAGAAGTGGTCGCCAGTCATTGGCCAGTAGGGCCAGCGAGGGTCGAACATCACGCCGTGCGAGCCGCCGTCGGCTGGGGGCAGCGAAACGGCCCCAACATCGAACAGACATTCGATGGCGCCGAGATCACTATCGTCCTGCCTGGCATGCTGCCCATAAATATCGAGCACCGGCTTGTACCGGTCGGTGCCCAGCTGGGACCCGGGTGGGTCGATGAACTCCTCCTCCTGACTGATCCGGATATTGCCGCGCCCGATCACCTTACGGTAGCCGGGCAGGGGCCGGACGTGAAAGTGCCAGCGGGCGTACCGGGTCCACTGCGTGTGGGGAACGTCATTGCACGCCTGGTAGCTCGCCGTCAGCACGCCCTCCACTTCGCGCTCCTCCTCCCGGTCGGTCTGGCGCGACTCGCCGGGCCCCGGATAGGTAAAACTGGAGGCGTCGTAGCCTGATCGTCCAACCGGGACCCACGCCGGAATCACCCGCATGTAGCGATCGAAGAGGGCGCTTTCGAACGCCTTGCCGATGGCCTTGGCGAGGGCCTTCTTGGCCTCGTCGATCAGGTCACGGTCGGCAAACTTCTTGATCGCCTCGTTGACAGCCTCGGCAGCACCCCGGATGAGATTGATGCCGGGAATGATCGTGAGCAGCGTATCGAGTCCGTCGACCAGCGCCTGGGCAAGCTTTTGGGTGAATCCCGATTCAGTGAAGTCCTGCGGCCCACGCGCTCCCGCGTTTCGCGCAATGCCGTCTGCCTGCTGGAGCGGCTCCGCCGGGACGGCCTCGTCGCGCTGATCGACGGACAAATCGTAGCTTGGACAGTTGATCCGGTGAAACGGGCGAACAGAAATGTCGTAGGGTTTGGCGGTATTGGTATATGCGCTGACGTTGTTGAGCGACACGGCTCAGCTCCCGAAATCTTCGAACGCGTGCGCGGAGGTTGGCTCGTTGCGGCGCCCGGTCTGGTCGAGCTTCTGATCGCGCTGATAGGCCGCGATGACACGCCGTCGATCGTCGTCATCCCAGTTGGCGAAGTCACGGCCGGTGTCGTCCGGTCCGTAGCCCAGGTTAAAGAGGCGTTGCAGCAGCGCCAGATCGCGATCGGCCTCGGATGGTGGCCGGGCATCGAGATCGAAATCCGGGTCGAATCCGATGTCGCCCGGTTGTTGCGCGCGCAGGGGCTGGAGGGCGCCGCCATCGAGCTTGAGCACGTGGAACGTCTGCTCGTCCGGATAGGCCTGCGAATCGACCGTGCCGGCCCCGGGCGCTGGCTCTGGTGTGTCCGGGTCGCGATAGAGGTCGAGCTTGAGCGTGATTCGCGTCGTTGGATGGAACGCGGGCAGGCCGATGACGCCATTGACCGTGGTTCTGCCCCGAATCACCGGTGCGTCACGGGAGTCGCCTACGATAGCTACGAAGCGTCGATTGGCAAGCGGCACCGGCTCGACCGGTGGCGTCGGTCGGTCGAAGCGCGTAATGGTCGGTTGGTCGACCAGCAGCTGCAGGACCCAGATTCGCAGGTCGCGCTCGCACGGGGAATGCAGGGCAACGCCATGGTAGAAGCGGCAGCCAAATGTGGTTTCCTCCCGTCCCAGTTCCTCCGCCAGCTCGGGGTTCGGTGGGGTCAGGTCCCGGCGGTGCTCGGGCACTTCTCGACCGAAGCGGCGGCGATGGGTATCGAACGCCGTTTCACGCCTGGCCTTGCCGTTGGACCAGAAGCGCTTGGTGCAGCCGGAAACGCCCTGTGCAGCAGCCGGGCAAGGCCATTTGGCGGGATCGACCTTGGTTCCCTTGGCAAACAAAAACACGATGACCCGGCGATTCGGGGCATTCAGTTCGTCCCGGCTCGTCTTGCCTTCCGCTCCGCCGCGTTCAAGCGCCTGAAGCTCCTCGCGGCCGAGCAGGAACTGCGGATTGAACTCGCTGCAGCCCTGGAAGGAGGCCTTGGCCCCGCCGCGGCCGAGGAAGTCGTCGTCGTCGAGCTCGGGAAAGTCCTGCGCGTTCGCGTCACCACTCCGCAGGAAGTCCATGTACTTCGCAAAAATCACGGCTCGGTTGGCCTTGGTATTGGCGGCCTGGGTGCCCGCGGGCTGACC
This window encodes:
- a CDS encoding SEL1-like repeat protein, with the translated sequence MEFVTVADGQTMFNVAPGSGDPFEQLLEQVRLAAEGAYDILGEMGRSKSGNVVYLARELEGGNLVAMKLSREAGAPDEFNLEVVRTLDGSVPGLESKCPECKGTLPDWDRFCFRCGADLSVVGFTPPDDEGAEILAAVKEATAGAYDIVGKMDRADGGGVVFFARDLERNRLVALRLKQDQSADPEQASYSIGETQVFRPLAAELGATQVAPAASVYPTPLPAPAPVIPSAATPAAAQPVQVGSPSGSMGKKLALAAGVVLLVVIAVVAFSGGDDVVPVSPPPAVSETPLAAEPVEPPPPAPEVLAAADSGTIAVGVPLPGGARLTIDGRAVQGAQHRVAAGLRVVALAASGYEPVRERIEVGAGQTVVWRPQLARVVASAPVPTPAPAPAPAPVPPPPVAAVTPTCARAVSRSEWSAALELCRAEAQAGNATAQRNLARLYDDGSGVPQDRAQAADWYQRAAAGGNRESQERLGYLYRDGLGVRRDDRQSASYFLQAAQGGQVRAQLEYGVALEDGKGVSRNQTEAAQWYEKASAGGSPQAARRLGRLYERGAGVAKDEAEAARWYRIAGERGDAEAQYFLGRLYKDGKGVARSPEQALEWFQKAAAQGHRDAANEVRRLERP
- a CDS encoding OmpA family protein, whose translation is MVDAIYIPDMVDETDAGIFATHANRAVLPVIVAPTASDRAKAFNTVRKDTVVVACANLYPSNFAFDSSVVAPAAREGFRKLGGIIRRHPGCPMSLFGHADPSGSDIYNKWLSERRARSIYAVMRRDVAIWEALYSDPQGASGDTWGLRAVQTMVDALGFPPGNLDGKQDAATAEAIAQAIGQPAGTQAANTKANRAVIFAKYMDFLRSGDANAQDFPELDDDDFLGRGGAKASFQGCSEFNPQFLLGREELQALERGGAEGKTSRDELNAPNRRVIVFLFAKGTKVDPAKWPCPAAAQGVSGCTKRFWSNGKARRETAFDTHRRRFGREVPEHRRDLTPPNPELAEELGREETTFGCRFYHGVALHSPCERDLRIWVLQLLVDQPTITRFDRPTPPVEPVPLANRRFVAIVGDSRDAPVIRGRTTVNGVIGLPAFHPTTRITLKLDLYRDPDTPEPAPGAGTVDSQAYPDEQTFHVLKLDGGALQPLRAQQPGDIGFDPDFDLDARPPSEADRDLALLQRLFNLGYGPDDTGRDFANWDDDDRRRVIAAYQRDQKLDQTGRRNEPTSAHAFEDFGS